The Archocentrus centrarchus isolate MPI-CPG fArcCen1 chromosome 1, fArcCen1, whole genome shotgun sequence genome includes the window CATCAGCCTGTGGCGATGGGCCCAAGTCAACAGTGTTGATGCCAGATCAACTGTGTTTACAGGACTTTTCTCTGAATGGCAGACCCTCTTACCAAACAGAACAattcaaaattaaattatttgtccTTAAATTTATAGTACAATCTGGAAAATCAAGTTGTCTCACCTGCTCTCCACTCTGAGTTCTTCATCAATTAAGGTTTCAGCGCTGAACCTGAGaatggctgctgctgcttaaaACCCTCTTTGAGGTGAAGGAAAGGACACGCTGTCATTAGTTGTATCCTGGTTAATCCTGgctgggcgcctgggtggcttagtggtgaagttggcgaccacatacatatgctgtgTTGCGGTAtgggttcgagtcctggcccattgccaatttgcccgggtgtcttcccctgtatctttcccccatttcctgtctctcttcactgctgataaaagctgctgtggtcaaaaatgcaaaaaaaaaaatcctggttaATCCTTTCCTCATTGTCAGTGCCCATTTACCTACTGTATATAGAACATGCTGtaatttaattgaaaatgtACATTTCAGAAAACCATGATGGGCCCCCTCGGGTTAAAATACTGTGGCACCTTTATGGGCTAACACACAGGGGCTATAAGATTTTCTGTGGGTAAGCTTACGATGGGCAGCCCATAGAAAACCCTCACGGGGACCCAAAAGGGCAAAATTCCTTTGGGCCACATATGGGTTTTCTATGGTCAAACCAACTTTGGCATTGCACACCCATATGGGGCTCCAAAGGGCCAAACTGCCATGGGCATACCCAGTGTGGCCAGACAGAGTTGGCGCTCGCATGTAATAAGTGTGGGTTTGCCCTGCCCAGACAGCCCCACCGTTCACCCACAGCTACCCATTGCGGGCCTGCATGGGTGTATTTGCTAGATAGCAGTTGGGAAACCCTTTATTAATGCTGCTTTCATATTTCTTCAGTTCAAAGAACTCTGAGACTAAAAACCAACAGTCTAGAGGTGATCTAAATTAATCATGTGCACATCATGGGCAGCTCTGTGATGTTTTCCAGAGACTCTCTGAAATCATATATCATATAAACTCGTATATTGTTGTCCTCCTTTGTAGATGATCTCCCTTCACTCTGATAGCAGGCTTTTCACTATGTGTTTCATTTCTGTGATCTGGTATTCTTGTAGTTTAACTCCGTCATAATTCCCGCTTCATTCAAGCTTCTTTTTTATTGGTTCTTCAGCTTCctgttttttcctctcagtACTCAAACTGCTGTGTCAGAACTCTCTCACTGGGCTGCTAGCTCAGTGTTTCCACCACCTCATCCTCTCACTGCCAACatgtcagcatttttttctcttttgcatcTCAGCAGcatctttgtttcagagccTGATCTCAGCCTGCAGGTGAATTCACCTCCCTCCTCATTTTCTGCTTCGTCTGATCTAACAGATAAGATagagataagatagtgtttatttgtcacatgcacagttatacacagtacaatgcacagtgaaatgtattttgtacctgcaaccttatatacacacacatataaataagaagaataaaaataaaaaaaaagtaattcacactatacactatactctatatactatacctatacacactttttaaattatgatatttacactgtgcaataatggtccagttagggctcagagttgagcagacggatggcttgtgggtaaaaactcttcttcaacctttcagtcttagccctcaggcagcggtaacgccggcctgatgggagcagggagaagagagagtgtccggggtggctgggctgttttaggatcttcatggccctcagcctgcactgcttggtgtaaatgtcctgcaggttggggagggtggttctgatggtccgttcagctgaacgaaccaccctttttagggccatgaagtcctgcttggtgcagtttcccatccaggtggtgatgctcccacgcatgatgctctcgatggtgcaggtgtaaaagttcctgagcaccttgagtgggagcttgaagtctctcagccgcctgaggaggtagagacgctgtctggccttcttcacagtgatgtttatgtgatgagtccaggacaggtcctgtgagatggtcactcccaggtatttgaaggtgtccactctttccacctcagcaccactgatgacaagtggatggtagtccctctgctgcttcctgctgaagtccacgatcagttcctttgttttgctgacgttgagcaggaggtggttctcctggcaccagttctccaggcgggagacctctctcctgtaggctgtctcctcattgtgagagattagtcccacaacagcagtgtcgtcagcaaacttgatgatgacgttggactctgacgtggcctcgcagtcatgggtgtacagtgagtacagcagagggctgagcacacagccttggggggatccagtgttgagggtgagggaggatgaggtgaggtgacccactcgtaccacctgtggtctgctggtcaggaagctgtgaacccacctgcacagggatgggcccaggcccaggtccagcagcttagagaccagcctggagggaactatggtgttgaatgctgagctgtaatctacaaacagcactctcacatagttccccttaccagtgtctatgtgtgaaagggtcttgtggaggaggaaggatatggcgtcatctgtggatctgtctggccggtatgcaaactgtagtgggtcgagggtggtgggcagtgaggaggtgatgaatgtcttgatgagtctctcaaaacacttcatcaccacagaggtgagtgctatgggcctgaagtcattggggctgctggggtgtggtttctttgggacagggactatgatggactttttaaagcaggtgggaatcacacacagtttcagtgagaggtaaCAGAAGAGCTGATTATACTTGCTCTtacattatttctgtttatatataaaatgttccAGAGGTGAATGTTCAAATGGTCAGTGtatcaaataatgaggtcagtgtatgtaccTGTAATCCCCTCAGGATTCAGGCTGGTTAAACATTCAGTTTCACGCTGTTTGTTTGTCCTTGGATCTGTTGTAGATAAACAATATCCTTAATTCAGTCATTATAGACACAATTCTGGCTTTGACCAGAGAAGCTCTGCACAATTTCTGTTCAAGGCAGGtttttatgaggggcagccaatcagaagaaagttggcttaaagggggCAGGACTAAACTCATGCAGAGCTCCCCAAGTACAGtctaagattaagattaaaaaGATGTAGCTttaaatgagcagaataggTTCATTTTAATATCCACTGATCACATTTAGAGCAACAATAACCAGCACTCTACATATTCAACTGTTGACTCTTAGATACACATCAaactttatataaatataaacctGGATAAACATGAAATAAAGGTCACTAACAAATAGAAGACAGTAAAAGAATATATTCTAATGTTACTTGTTTTGCCTGATCTTTAAcctccatctattttcttctgcaGACTCTGTAGCGCCTCCTACAGTGAAGAATCTGAGCTCTGAGATCTGCTCCTTACTGTGTTCGGTGGACAAAGAGACGACACTGCTGTGGTTTAAAGACGAGGAGATCCTGAACCAGAGCAGCTCTgcgctctctctgcctctcactgTGCAGCAGCAGGACTTCAGCTCCTCTTACAGATGTGTGGCTGCAAACCCTGCAGAAACTAAAACTGTGACTGTCAACGTGAAAGCAATCTGTGGAGGAAACGACACAAACAGCTCCGATTACCCTGCACAAAGAAACTGTGAGATTATTTCTGACACTGATTTTTAAACATGTAAAGAATTTTTCATTGGATTGTGTTTTGCtgattgtgtttctgtttgacaGATATCATCCTGTTTGCTGTCTTCTCCATCGTGTCAGCTTTGGTCGTTATTGTTGTCGCCCTCATCATCAAGCAGAAGTATCTTACTGAAAACAAGAGGACAAATGGACAAGCACAAGgcaggtatttatttatttatttttattgattgtttgttttgttgttgtgttttattagggggtggggggtccaAACTAAGGCTCAGGCTTCAAACTAGTGAGCTACACAGGTCAGCCTTAGTTTATTGTTCAGGTAACTGAAACCTTGTGTGTTTAGTATGAACCTGCTTCAGGATGTTCATAAGAGTTCTTTGTTCCTAGTTGTGGAAATTTGATCTGCACTGCTGTCATCACTGAGTCCACTGACGCAGAAGTCAgttttcagttctgtttttattttaattgataCCCCTGAGATCCACGGCCACGCTGTGTCAGAGAGGATCTGCTGGTGTTACAGGACTGGCTTCAGTGAGCAGGTGGTATTTTCCACATGCTGTTGTCATTGTGAGCACTCTGATCACAGCCTGACTGAACTGTACAGAGCCTGGAGCAAAAACCTGTTCACTAAACATTTACAGGAAGATGTAAAAGTTTAAGACTTGAACGTCCATTTGGACACTTACCCTGTATCCTCTTCATCATTCATTCTTCAAACCGCATTCACTCAGTGAGAGatttttctgtaaaaataaataaataaagccatttACAGCGTTGTTAATATTTAACAAGTACAAAGTTGGCCAAAGTGAGAGTGACAAGTGGTGAAGGTAAACCTCCACACACTTCAGATGTCTGTGCTGATTACCTTCTTTAGGTCTGCAGGCATTTATGGCCTTCTCTTTACTAACTTCAAGTACTACAAAACATGACTTGGGTTTCTCTTTGTTTGGGGGGATTTGCATTGTTTGGCTTTCATTGTtaacccagacaaagttttcattcttttgaaagcctgactcttagtcttgtccatcctaattgggaaaatcaaaaacctgttttatttgttattatctatcgtccacctggtccttactcagagtttctgtctgatttctcagactttttatctgatttagtgctcagttcagataaaataattatagtgggtgattttaacatccatgtagatgctgagaatgacagcctcaacactgcatttaatctattgttagattcaattggcttctctcaaaatgtaaaggagcccacccaccactttaatcatactctggatcttgtcccctcctgtctgatcatttcttagtaacatttacatttacatttactgtaatgcAGGggtcctcaaatccaggcctcgagggccggtgtcctgcaggttttagatgtgtctctgcttcaaaaaacctgagtcaaatatagaagtcattagcaggactctggagagctggactgcagactgaggaggtaattcagccatttgattcaggtgtgttggatcagggacacatctaaaacctgcaggacactggacctcgaggcctggatttgaataCCCCcgctttaatggattacacagcagtggggaataagttttattacagtagtgTTAAGGTGGACACAGTGACAGGCAGAActggacccaaaagcaggactctGCAGAGGGACATGAACTAAAAGGACTTTATTGTaaagtcaaaaacaaaagtacaaaaatcCTTTCGGGAGCAAGAcagggaaccccccccccccacacacacacacacacacacacacacacacaggtaacaaGACAATAGGGAACacctgggagggaaacacaggaagcaaagctAGACACACAACCAAAAATAAACCAAGAGCCAAACATAAGGAAACAACATAATACATTTAACAGAATATCAcggaacacaaaacacaaagtgctgGACCATAAcaagaagtctttctgaaagtgctgtaactaagtttaaggatctaattccttcattattatgcgcctcagtgccaacacagtgcagagcagctacctaaactctgctcccagtgaggtcgattatctcgtcaatagttttacatcctcactgcgtataactttggatactgtggctcctctgaaaaggaaagcttcaaatcagaagtgcctgactccgtggtataattcacaaatgcacagcttaaagcagataacccgaaagctggagagggaatggcgtctcactaaattagaagatgctcatttagcctggaaaaagagtttgttgctctataaaaaagccctccgtaaagctaggacatcttactattcatcattaattgaagaaaataagactACCTACTACACTGATACAATATAGATATAGCTACTGTTATTAAAACATGGGAGAATTTAATGGATTCTTATCAAGTGTTTGGttaaatgaatgttttaaagTCAGTTTTATTCTCTCGGCTGCAGCCTCAGAGGAGTTTCACAGCCTGACAATAAGACAAGAATAAATCTAAAGACAAATTCAAACACAGGTTTGGTCTTTGAGCAATTTTGAAATAAGGTCAACAAGTACAACCAAGTTTCCATTTCAGGATCAGATATTAGTGCTTACAGAACAATAACATTGTTGGGAAACACATAGACAAAACTAGACCTTTATACTGTCCGCACACAAAGCTCCaagggatcttccaggaatggtgacgCTGTTTTATGGAGAATTGATTGTCagtaaatggttgctgtgttttTGATGGTGTGTTCTTGAAGAAAAGACcctcgctgacaaagtcttgatgcatatacaaagtttattgcaaaaacacacagtgtcaaaacagacgCTTTTTTCCTTAGCTGCCTCTCATACCATTTTACTGATGGAAACTATATGCTCATTCTGAGCTATCCATTTTTGGACAAGGTCAAAGCAGGCCTGAACTCAAGGCCTTCATCCTAAAGGAGAAAACCCatacatagatgcagtttaacataGCAGTTTAAGTCATAGTAGATCAGACACCACACGGTGATTTCATACCCGCTGATCTCTAAACAGGAATCTAACATGCTCCCGAGCAGGTTATTTTCTCAGCAAGATTCCTCTTCTGTAAGCTGGTTTGCAACCCTGTAAAGTCGTGCTAGTTCCACTTTTTCCTGATGCATAAGAGTCATAGATCATACCTGAGGTCTGTGTCACAGCAAGAATTTAACCCTCATTATTTCATTGTGTGGCTACTGATTCAGTGACCTCACATCACTCAGCTTTTAACTATCCAGTTTACAGTGGACGCACACATGAAGGTATTTACCTGCTGGAAACAGACATATTATCCCTGAGACCTAATGAACTTAATATTTTACTGAAAAGTCATGATGATGTTTCATGATGCTCCCTGCTGTGCGAAAGCAGAACATGAATCACTGATTAACACCAGCATCGATTCAGTGCTGGTGCTGTGTGTGAGATATACACATAAATCTAAGGTGAAGctaatgtgaataaaaagcttTTATGAGCCTGACAGCCTAACGTATGTGATGTGATGGTGAATGTTTTCCTGTCCTGTGGCTCTTTGATGTCTGTGGGAGTTACAGAGTTTGCTAAAGGCTGTCTCATCTCTCAGTGTGCATATGTCAAACACTTCACTggaatcagccaatcacacaggccCACATGTGTACTCTACTTAAGTCTTAAGGTCGTGTAAGGTTTGTGTATCTTACCTCACTGCGTCCAAGCAACTAATGTGTTTATATGAGCGCTCGCTTCGCTTTCCTGGCGCCAAGCAGAGGATATGATGCAGATAGAGTTACTGTGGAGACACTTTGCATGAACATGACTCTCTGGCCTCAGTGAGGAGAGGATGGAAAGGACTCAGCCTGGAAGATGTATGtgtatatggtaaatggactagttcttatatagcgcttttctactcagtatgagcactcaaagcacttatacaacctgtttgcattcacccatgcactcccattcatacaagcacttcaatttttacgaagctaagtgctttttaattaactaacattcacacgcattcatactccgacagaacggtcggagagcaacttggggttaagtatcttgcccaaggatacgttggcatgtagcctggagtagccaggatttgaaccgctgaccttctgatcagtaggtggcctgctctacctactgagctacagccaccataCGTGAATAACTGAATGCAGTCCTTGGAGCCATCTTTCTCTCCCTTACAGGCATGTTTATCATTAGTTTGGCTGCACTTTATAAAGAAAATGATATtcagcattttgtatttgttaaCCATAAAGAGTTGTCtttgaatattaatattttctgtgaaattcagttcaaatgtatttttacagcTCCAGCAGCCTTCTTACAGACATTTCTATTATAAACCAAGCTCAGAGATACCAAAGCAAACAGGATGAAGCTCAAACTGCAGGACAGAGAAGACAAAAGTTACTGATAAGTTTAGGGCCACTTTAACCTTTGGAGCAGCAGGGGTTTCTCCAGAGGTTCCTAAATCAAAAAGATGGTTTGATGTCTTTCCTTTGCAGATGCACTGCACTCTTGTTAACAGTGACTCCACAGCGTTCCTGAATCCCTCCTGTGCCGGCTTTCTTGCTCTGTCTTCATGCGAGAATGAggatataaatgaaaatgatgctTCTGTgtcctgatttttattttttcatggtTTTTTTGTCACTTCTTCTGTCAGTGAAGCAGTTTGTGGCTCTGGTTTTGAAGTGTTTGAATTAAGTTTGACTTCAGTTCAACTGTAACTTCAGCTTTGTATCTTTTGCAGGTCCCGTCGGCACAGAGGAAGAAGTGGAATATAGTGACATCCGTGTCTGTGGCAACAGACAGGTTGGTAATCCCCCCTAACGGATGTTTGAGATTAATGATGAGTCTGTTACTGAGAAACATCACTGACAGCTACGCTGGCCAATCACAAATCAGTACATCCTGCCTGCAGGGCAGATGGCATCATGCATCTCTTAGCAAACATAGTGTGTTTGCTCTCACCCAGTTCCTGGAAACTGAATACACAGAAATAGCAGCTGTCAGCACACAAAGGGCCACGTATATAGAGTTTCAAATGCactgagaaagcagcagcatgGTCATATTCAGAGCTGCATTAGAAAGTCTGTTTCCTTTAATGGTTTGAAATGTTAGTggcttttttttcatgtatatTCCAGTAAAAATCACAGAATATTGATATTCTGTAGGTGGTTGAGAATCAGCGGACCTTTTGTGCTCAGTTTCAgatccatatttttatttttggactctcCTTGGGTGTGTTTAACTGATTCCCATCTCACATGATCACTGTTTACTGCATAATGCACCTCTgagcagcccctcagttcatcctctgtctgaaacgaGCTGCTTTAGCTCTGACATCTTTCAGACAACTTCGAGCTAATTTGTTACctgactgtggctcaggtggtggaGCAGGTCACAGTTCCCCCACTCCTCCAGTCCACATGCTGAAGCATCCCCGGGCAAGATACTGGACccagtgtgtgcatgttaggaagcacttaggcatagataaaagctgtgtgtgtgtgtgtgtgtgtgtgtgtgtgtgtgtgtggtggaaagTGCTTTGGTGTATAATCAGCAGTCCATTTACCGTACGCTCAGGTGTGGCTCTGTGCTCATATCCAGCGCTGTTTtcctgacaggaaaaaaaactgaaagcatttccccttatttatttattcatgctaAGTAACTCTGCTTGATATAAACAGGATGTACTGTAATAACAGGAAGACCCTGATGCTCTTACAGGAATTTCCAGATTAGGAAAGGTTGATGTTTTTTCCATTGAACATTTCCAGACTGATCACTTGCTTCCTGCCTGGGTCAGAAGGAAGATCTGCTCCATTTTACTGCATTACTTACCGCCTGTGTCTTCCCTTCTCCAGGAGGAGGATTTACCAGATTCATCAACAACGATCGGCCACTCCGGCCTGACCACAGTGTATGATAAGCTGGAGGTTCATCGCATGATCTCAGAGTCTGTTGAGAATACTTGATAGCAAACATCAGACTTCACAAATTTCAGCTGTCTCCACAAACAGAAGCTCTCAGgttttggtgtcatttttagactggattgtttttgtttatatttattattttattaagttCACTTTTCTCTGCTTCGGCCCGTGACATTTCTGTGTTACTGAATATGAGCTGTACATTTCTTCTTGGGTCACacatttcaatttaattcaCAGCAAAGCTTGTTGTGAGCGCCTGCAGCTAATAAATCTCTTTGCATGAGTGAATTTGAGAAATGAGTCGGTGATTTCCAAAATAACTGAAGACTTTCTTATTTGGAGGCACCATCTGCACACCACAGCTTTGAGAAGATAGCAACACACTGTTTTAAAATAGTACACGCATAGTGTTAATATTAGAAGGAAGCCACACACGCACAAAGGTTTCTCTGTGTAGATGTTACAGACTGTGctatgaaccagtttttgccttctTTGTTGTAGTTACACACTCAGACTCATGTTCATGCAGAAATGGACACCCTTATTCATCATTCTCTGGACACACTCACAACAGCAAATCTATTTACTGCAGGTCTAATCAGTTCACATCAGAGCAACACGAGGGCCCTCTTCTCCATGGTTAACAACATAAAATAGTTGCTTCTCAGGTTCATGCTCTGCAATAACCTTTATGAAAATTTCCAGTCTGGTTTCCACCTTCTTCACCGTGTAGAAACAACTCTCTCCGGCCACACTCGGTTCATTCAGCTCAGAAATTGCAAATCCCACCCATTTCCAGTTACCACCCACCTTATTCTGTGTTTACTTCCAGGAAATCAAATCCTGGTACTCCAGCATCAAATTGAACATAGATGAAACCAAAGTGCTCCTCACTGGAACCAAATCCACTTTGCCTAACTTTCCTcacactggaataaaagccctaaaatacgGTACTATCTGAGGTATGATAGATATGAATGAACATCCTTTACATATCCGGATAATATCCATCTAAACATCTGTGATGGCTCAGCTCTTCCTGTATTATCTCCGGAAACATTATAGATCTGCCACGTATCCATAAAGTTGGATCTGCCATTCCAGAGTGTTCAGGATCTTTCCGGATACAGGCCCTTTGTGTCCAGTGTCAGTTTCTCCCTCCCTTCaggttaagagtctgggtgttATCCTTGACAGCACGCTTTGTTTCCGGCCTCAAATCAGCAATGTCACTCGGTCCTCATACTTCCAGCTTCATAAAATTAATCATCTCCATCCATCTCTCACACCCAATAGTACTACCATCCTCATACACACCTCGGTTACGTCCCACATCAATTACTTTAACTCTTTTCTCTGGTATTTCTTTCAAGTCCATAAATAAACTTCAGCTGGTCCAGAACTTTGATGCTGCATCATCACCAGAACTCCCTCCATAAGTCACATCACAGCTGACCTTCATCAGCTTCACGGTCTCCCAGTTAATAATCGTATTGATCTCAAGATTCTGCTTCTCAACTTTAAGGCAATGCATAACCTCGCTCTGCAGTACctcccattattattattgttagtattattattattattatagttgtGGTCATTGTGATGTCAGCCACTGGTTTGTGAGACTATGATGgtgttcaaaaatattttgtttatttatggtTTCCTAGTCAATGTCCATGCGTAATGCTAATCAGTAGCATATACAGCTAAATGTATTTTCATGGTTACAGCACACTTCTACACACATATCCTGTGATAAAGTACAAACACTGTGGTTATCATATAACAGTCCTAATGGCATATTTGATGTGAACGTCTCTGTTTTAAACATTGATGGATTAAACACTTTTCTGGGAGCTCTTTGGTGTGcggacctcctccttttttttattgagttttgCTTGGATGCAGCACCCTGGTTAAtttttggatgtgcgtgtttctcttttattaaGTATATTAATTGATGTGgtaacttttttaaattaatttgttcaaattaataaaaaagaCTGAATTTAATGACTGAGTAAAGACTGAAACCAAAAGAGAGGTTGCAAAACAGAATCCTTCCAAGCCTGTGGGCTGTAATCAAGGTAAATGGGCTACTTCTTATATatcacttttctactctagctgagcactttatacaacacatgatctgaatgcactgaatGTTAAAAAGTCTGTTTGCAGAAATCTCAAAATGTGCAAAGAAGGAGGAGAATGTGAGGCACAGGATTCAGGTACTGTACTGcctgaattaaaaacacagttcaAACACAACAAACGATACGAGGAATGGGAGGAAGGGCGGTGCAGTCAGGCAGGAGAGGAGTGAATTGCTGGAATACACTGAAACCAGAGCCAGAGGAAAATCCCCTGCGACACACATTAGttaacaaccacacacacacacaca containing:
- the LOC115794248 gene encoding uncharacterized protein LOC115794248, whose product is MESTVRIIFLLVVMRLSATEEVKKKLPGSVGGNITLPDPVLEFGFLFYGGRNIAMVNEGKLKILEEIYTNRLHWDRNTGLFTLADLQRNDSGIYTIDSKTGKSLSTSYKLTVYDSVAPPTVKNLSSEICSLLCSVDKETTLLWFKDEEILNQSSSALSLPLTVQQQDFSSSYRCVAANPAETKTVTVNVKAICGGNDTNSSDYPAQRNYIILFAVFSIVSALVVIVVALIIKQKYLTENKRTNGQAQGPVGTEEEVEYSDIRVCGNRQEEDLPDSSTTIGHSGLTTVYDKLEVHRMISESVENT